A single window of Candidatus Flexicrinis proximus DNA harbors:
- a CDS encoding FkbM family methyltransferase, with product MNSLVKRASRIPGRVLRKIRSLQYKDLLARNTVHIQLKIHKLPFWINVQDQVLGRHFYIYRDYENFETGLIERLLSHDMTVIDIGANIGFHSVICGRRVSNGRVIAFEPDPNNFDLLRKTSS from the coding sequence ATGAATTCTTTGGTTAAGCGTGCAAGCAGAATTCCTGGTCGAGTTCTCCGAAAAATCCGGTCCCTGCAATACAAAGATCTCCTTGCGAGAAATACGGTGCACATCCAACTAAAAATCCATAAACTGCCCTTTTGGATCAATGTCCAGGATCAGGTTTTAGGCAGACATTTCTATATCTATCGTGACTACGAGAATTTTGAGACCGGGCTAATTGAGCGGCTCCTCTCGCATGATATGACTGTAATAGACATCGGGGCAAATATCGGTTTCCATTCCGTCATTTGTGGACGACGGGTATCCAATGGGCGTGTTATTGCATTTGAACCAGATCCCAATAATTTCGATCTCCTGAGAAAAA